In Rutidosis leptorrhynchoides isolate AG116_Rl617_1_P2 chromosome 2, CSIRO_AGI_Rlap_v1, whole genome shotgun sequence, one genomic interval encodes:
- the LOC139889088 gene encoding uncharacterized protein → MQVLLRIVAVVEFLAKHSFTFRRSKEKLYQKGNGNVLGLIEMLEEFDPIIKEHVRRITSYELHVHYLGHKIQHELIFMLGGLLKVNDTRGKGLFDITLEKLKRIDLDVNNMHGQGYDNGANMTELHQGVQMRFLKENPRAFYNPCGCHSFNLTLCDMANNYVKGKNFFGQIQPLLEVGEKDKDAAIANEANSIAEKELGEFDFLVSIVIWYEVLNEVNIVSKKLQSKDMNIEIAIKEINILLEYFENYRETDFAKDIDEAKEIA, encoded by the exons ATGCAAGTCCTTTTGAGAATCGTTGCAGTAGTGGAATTTCTAGCTAAACATAGTTTTACTTTCCGTAGATCAAAAGAAAAGTTGTACCAAAaag GTAATGGAAATGTTTTGGGTCTCATTGAAATGTTGGAAGAGTTTGATCCTATTATTAAAGAACATGTGCGACGAATCACTAGTTATGAGCTTCATGTGCATTATCTTGGGCACAAGATCCAACACGAGCTAATTTTTATGTTGGGAG GGCTTTTGAAGGTTAATGACACCAGGGGAAAAGGTCTATTTGATATTACACTTGAGAAGTTAAAGCGCATTGATCTTGATGTAAATAATATGCATGGTCAAGGATATGACAATGGTGCAAACATGACAGAATTACATCAAGGAGTGCAAATGAGATTTCTAAAGGAGAATCCTAGAGCATTTTACAATCCTTGTGGTTGTCATTCATTTAATCTTACATTATGTGATATGGCAAATAATTATGTTAAGGGAAAGAACTTTTTTGGACAGATTCAAC CTTTACTTGAAGTTGGAGAAAAAGATAAAGATGCTGCGATTGCTAATGAAGCAAATTCAATAGCAGAAAAAGAACTTGGTGAATTTGACTTTTTAGTATCAATTGTCATTTGGTATGAAGTATTAAATGAGGTGAACATTGTGAGCAAAAAGTTACAATCAAAAGATATGAATATCGAGATTGCTATCAAAGAAATAAACATTTTACTTGAGTACTTTGAAAATTATAGAGAAACTGATTTTGCGAAAGATATTGACGAAGCTAAGGAGATTGCATAA